One genomic region from Osmerus mordax isolate fOsmMor3 chromosome 4, fOsmMor3.pri, whole genome shotgun sequence encodes:
- the lyve1b gene encoding lymphatic vessel endothelial hyaluronic receptor 1b: protein MSQAQAVCLFLNATIATKAQVEKALKHGLETCKFGWIHEQIVVIPRIRRNVKCGQNKTGVVPWNVPGNKIFSAFCYKPEETPTTPEVPATKSTAYSTSTPATTTAPHLVKSTPKVPVLTKLTTQVSNISLTASTASPLAKSAFSNGIISTDSSSRSSLSSTIPLPHFLMTSSDSLSRSASPRVSTPSSDLSSISSPFSLTNQTGMPVFSTTMISFHESPFGALSTTFLTLAIILLLLAATAAVWFYKMNKNVFPFWPRRHLKDDIETEMWKNTDSEMDLHNQPKEEGVGNRKYSSDFAIHINPKTKQTPHNSS from the exons ATGTCTCAGGCTCAAGCCGTGTGCCTGTTTCTGAACGCCACTATAGCCACCAAAGCACAGGTTGAGAAGGCACTCAAACATGGACTGGAAACATGCAA ATTTGGCTGGATCCATGAACAGATAGTGGTCATCCCTCGCATCAGAAGGAATGTAAAATGTGGTCAGAACAAGACTGGGGTGGTGCCATGGAATGTGCCTGGAAATAAAATATTTAGTGCCTTTTGTTACAAACCTGAAG AAACCCCAACAACTCCAGAAGTCCCAGCAACAAAGTCAACAGCATATTCAACATCAACTCCTGCTACAACAACTGCCCCTCACCTTGTTAAGTCTACACCTAAAGTCCCTGTCCTCACAAAGTTGACAACTCAAGTCTCAAACATTTCTCTCACTGCCTCAACTGCCTCTCCCTTGGCCAAATCAGCGTTCTCAAATGGCATCATCTCCACTGATTCATCATCTCGCTCTTCCCTTTCCTCCACCATCCCACTCCCTCACTTTCTCATGACCTCCTctgactctctttctcgctctgctTCCCCAAGAGTTTCTACACCCTCTTCTGACTTGTCCTCCATTTCCTCCCCTTTTTCCTTAACCAACCAAACTGGGATGCCTGTATTTTCAACGACTATGATTTCCTTCCATGAGTCTCCCTTCGGAG CATTATCTACTACGTTCCTCACCCTAGCTATAATCCTCCTGCTCCTGGCTGCAACAGCTGCAGTGTGGTTCTACAAAAT GAACAAGAACGTGTTTCCATTTTGGCCCCGAAGACATCTGAAGGACGACATTGAGACAGAGATGTGGAAAAACACAGACAGTGAGATGGACCTACACAACCAACCTAAAGAGGAGGGagtaggaaacaggaagtactcCAGTGACTTCGCCATCCACATTAATCCAAAGACAAAGCAAACACCCCATAACAGCAGTTAA
- the rnf141 gene encoding RING finger protein 141 — translation MGQQLSGQTMMTRLPEKLVKHAGLVRDSSYLTYDEFLGRMAELNDVTAKLAAGQPKHLLFEVQTGSDSSALWKVAVRIVCTKINKENGMVEASRIMNLYQFIQLYRDITSQAAEVLSAGVASEGPSGQLSSAESCQASMWMGRVKQLTDEEECCICMDGKADLILPCAHSFCQKCIDKWSGQSRNCPICRLQVTAANESWVMSDVPTEEDIAGYILNLADEAGHPHIP, via the exons ATGGGCCAGCAGCTCTCGGGCCAGACGATGATGACCCGTCTACCTGAGAAGCTGGTGAAACACGCAGGACTGGTGCGCGACAGCAGCTACCTCACCTACGATGAGTTCCTGGGCAGAATGGCAGAGCTTAATGACGT GACTGCTAAACTGGCTGCTGGACAGCCGAAGCACCTGCTCTTTGAAGTCCAGACAGGTTCGGATTCCAGCGCTCTGTGGAAAGTAGCTGTGAGAATAGTCTGTACCAAG ATAAACAAAGAGAACGGCATGGTGGAGGCTTCACGCATCATGAACTTGTACCAGTTCATCCAGCTGTACCGGGACATCACCAGCCAGGCAGCTGAAGTGTTGTCAGCAGGGGTCGCCAGCGAGGGGCCCTCCGGCCAGCTCTCTTCGGCAGAATCCTGCCAGGCCAGCATGTGGATGGGCAG AGTTAAACAGTTGACTGACGAGGAGGAGTGCTGTATCTGCATGGACGGAAAAGCTGACCTCATCCTTCCTTGCGCACACAGCTTCTGTCAGAAGTGCATTGACAAATG GAGCGGACAGAGCCGAAACTGTCCAATATGTCGCCTGCAAGTGACAGCCGCCAACGAGTCGTGGGTCATGTCTGATGTACCCACTGAGGAAGACATCGCTGGTTACATCCTCAACCTGGCAGACGAGGCAGGCCACCCGCACATACCTTAA
- the ampd3b gene encoding AMP deaminase 3b isoform X3, which yields MPRLFPKLSLCEVDENVRRIAEKVYASALKEEDSKDVLSMYTVPEDCPIGFQQDRERELLKEMAEQSEETVKRKKSFRMMRSQSVSQAFPPVSAEWALSVVAPLLSPTSTCPALPDNLIDFQRVTISGDYCAGITVEDYEQAAKSLLKALFIREKYSRLAYHRFPRTVAQFLRSSENEKWKEEDEIMPDVCPCPREGEDPYSLEGIPDDLNYVLQMKDGIVNVYDDEEALRQQRPRSLPYPDIETFAIDMSHVLAMIADGPTKTYCHRRLNFLDSKFYLHEMMNEMAEMKELKSVAHRDFYNVRKVDTHIHAAACMNQKHLLKFIKTTYQTEADRVVLEKGGKTFTLKEVFDNLKMDPYDLTVDSLDVHAGRQTFHRFDKFNSKYNPVGASELREIYIKSDNYIQGEYFARLIKEVAHELEESKYQHAEPRLSIYGRSADEWENLASWFIQHKVHSTNMQWIIQVPRIYDIFKSKKIVPNFAKILENIFLPLFEATVNPHKHKQIHIFLKYVTGFDSVDDESKHSDHMFSYKSPKPEEWTTDDNPPYTYYLFHMYANIMVLNNLRKERGLSTFQFRPHCGEAGSITHLVSAFLTADNISHGLNLKKSPVLQYLYYLAQVPIAMSPLSNNSLFLEYSKNPLKEFLHKGLCVSLSTDDPMQFHYTKEALMEEYAIAAQLWKLSTCDVCEIARNSVLQSGLSHQEKKHFLGPNYLKDGPDGNDIRRTNVAQIRLAYRHETLCNELSFLVEAVKTEATAALAMSQPVSQKQ from the exons ATGCCCCGCCTTTTCCCCAAACTCTCGCTGTGCGAGGTGGATGAGAATGTGCGCCGGATTGCGGAAAAGGTGTACGCGTCTGCCCTGAAGGAGGAGGACTCCAAGGATGTCCTCTCCATGTACACCGTGCCTGAGGACTGTCCCATCGGCTTTCAGCAGGACCGGGAGAGGGAACTCCTCAAGGAGATGGCCGAGCAGTCAGAAGAAACCGTCAAAAG GAAGAAGAGTTTCCGGATGATGCGATCGCAGTCGGTGTCTCAGGCGTTCCCTCCCGTCAGTGCAGAGTGGGCCCTCTCTGTGGTGGCTCCTCTGTTGTCTCCCACTTCAACTTGCCCAGCACTGCCAGACAACCTCATCGATTTCCAGAGGGTCACCATCAGTGGAGATTATTGTGCCGGG ATCACAGTGGAGGACTATGAGCAGGCAGCTAAGAGCCTGTTGAAGGCTCTGTTCATCAGGGAGAAGTACTCCAGACTGGCCTACCACCGCTTTCCCAGGACCGTAGCCCAGTTCCTTCGCAGCTCAGAGAATGAGAagtggaaggaggaggacgagatcATGCCAG ACGTGTGCCCGTGTCCACGCGAGGGCGAGGACCCCTACAGCCTGGAGGGCATCCCCGACGACCTGAACTACGTGCTGCAGATGAAGGACGGCATCGTGAACGTGTACGACGACGAGGAGGCCCTGAGGCAGCAGCGTCCGCGCAGCCTGCCCTACCCCGACATAGAGACCTTCGCCATCGACATGAGCCACGTCCTCGCCATGATCGCCGACGGCCCCAC GAAGACCTACTGCCACAGACGTCTGAACTTTCTGGACTCGAAGTTCTACCTCCATGAGATGATGAACGAAATGGCAGAGATGAAAGAGCTGAAGAGTGTAGCGCATAGAGACTTCTACAACGTCAGGAAG gtagacacacacatccacgcagCCGCTTGCATGAACCAGAAACATCTGCTCAAGTTCATCAAGACCACCTACCAGACCGAGGCAGACCGTGTGGTCCTGGAGAAGGGCGGGAAGACGTTCACCCTCAAAGAGGTGTTCGACAACTTGAAAATGGACCCCTATGACCTCACTGTGGACTCCCTGGACGTACATGCA GGAAGACAGACGTTCCATCGGTTTGACAAGTTCAACTCCAAATACAACCCCGTAGGGGCCAGTGAACTTCGAGAGATTTACATCAAATCAGACAACTACATCCAAGGAGAATATTTTGCACGTCTCATCAAG GAAGTGGCACACGAGTTGGAGGAGAGTAAGTACCAGCACGCTGAGCCTCGCTTGTCCATCTACGGCCGCTCTGCTGACGAATGGGAGAACCTGGCCTCCTGGTTCATCCAGCACAAGGTGCACTCCACCAACATGCAGTGGATCATCCAAGTGCCCAGGATCTA tgatattttcaagtcaAAGAAAATAGTTCCCAACTTTGCCAAGATTCTGGAGAACATCTTCCTTCCCCTGTTTGAGGCCACGGTCAATCCACACAAGCACAAGCAAATCCACATCTTCCTAAAATAT GTGACAGGCTTTGACAGCGTGGACGATGAGTCCAAGCACAGCGACCACATGTTCTCCTACAAGAGCCCCAAGCCTGAGGAGTGGACCACCGATGACAACCCACCCTATACCTACTATCTCTTTCACATGTACGCCAACATCATGGTGCTTAACAACCTGCGCAA GGAGAGAGGGCTCAGCACCTTCCAGTTCCGCCCTCACTGCGGCGAGGCTGGTTCCATCACCCACCTGGTCTCCGCCTTTCTCACGGCTGACAACATCTCCCATGGCCTCAACCTGAAGAAG AGTCCCGTGTTGCAGTACCTGTACTACCTGGCCCAGGTGCCCATCGCCATGTCTCCCCTCAGCAACAACAGCCTCTTCCTGGAGTACTCCAAGAACCCCCTTAAAGAGTTCCTGCACAAGGGCCTATGTGTGTCCCTCTCCACTGATGACCCCATGCAGTTCCACTACACCAAG GAGGCTCTGATGGAGGAATATGCCATTGCAGCCCAGCTGTGGAAACTGAGtacctgtgatgtgtgtgagattgCCAGGAACAGTGTGCTGCAGAGTGGCCTGTCTCACCAG gaaaagaaacactTCCTTGGTCCGAACTACCTGAAGGATGGACCAGATGGCAACGATATCCGTAGGACAAATGTGGCGCAAATACGCTTGGCATACCGCCACGAGACTCTGTGCAATGAGCTCAGCTTCCTGGTGGAAGCAGTGAAGACGGAGGCCACCGCCGCACTGGCCATGTCACAGCCTGTGTCACAGAAACAGTAG
- the ampd3b gene encoding AMP deaminase 3b isoform X1 — translation MKKREPITKQNSTPNLVREMPRLFPKLSLCEVDENVRRIAEKVYASALKEEDSKDVLSMYTVPEDCPIGFQQDRERELLKEMAEQSEETVKRKKSFRMMRSQSVSQAFPPVSAEWALSVVAPLLSPTSTCPALPDNLIDFQRVTISGDYCAGITVEDYEQAAKSLLKALFIREKYSRLAYHRFPRTVAQFLRSSENEKWKEEDEIMPDVCPCPREGEDPYSLEGIPDDLNYVLQMKDGIVNVYDDEEALRQQRPRSLPYPDIETFAIDMSHVLAMIADGPTKTYCHRRLNFLDSKFYLHEMMNEMAEMKELKSVAHRDFYNVRKVDTHIHAAACMNQKHLLKFIKTTYQTEADRVVLEKGGKTFTLKEVFDNLKMDPYDLTVDSLDVHAGRQTFHRFDKFNSKYNPVGASELREIYIKSDNYIQGEYFARLIKEVAHELEESKYQHAEPRLSIYGRSADEWENLASWFIQHKVHSTNMQWIIQVPRIYDIFKSKKIVPNFAKILENIFLPLFEATVNPHKHKQIHIFLKYVTGFDSVDDESKHSDHMFSYKSPKPEEWTTDDNPPYTYYLFHMYANIMVLNNLRKERGLSTFQFRPHCGEAGSITHLVSAFLTADNISHGLNLKKSPVLQYLYYLAQVPIAMSPLSNNSLFLEYSKNPLKEFLHKGLCVSLSTDDPMQFHYTKEALMEEYAIAAQLWKLSTCDVCEIARNSVLQSGLSHQEKKHFLGPNYLKDGPDGNDIRRTNVAQIRLAYRHETLCNELSFLVEAVKTEATAALAMSQPVSQKQ, via the exons ATGAAGAAAAGAGAACCCATTACTAAGCAGAACTCCACCCCAAATCTTGTGAGAG AGATGCCCCGCCTTTTCCCCAAACTCTCGCTGTGCGAGGTGGATGAGAATGTGCGCCGGATTGCGGAAAAGGTGTACGCGTCTGCCCTGAAGGAGGAGGACTCCAAGGATGTCCTCTCCATGTACACCGTGCCTGAGGACTGTCCCATCGGCTTTCAGCAGGACCGGGAGAGGGAACTCCTCAAGGAGATGGCCGAGCAGTCAGAAGAAACCGTCAAAAG GAAGAAGAGTTTCCGGATGATGCGATCGCAGTCGGTGTCTCAGGCGTTCCCTCCCGTCAGTGCAGAGTGGGCCCTCTCTGTGGTGGCTCCTCTGTTGTCTCCCACTTCAACTTGCCCAGCACTGCCAGACAACCTCATCGATTTCCAGAGGGTCACCATCAGTGGAGATTATTGTGCCGGG ATCACAGTGGAGGACTATGAGCAGGCAGCTAAGAGCCTGTTGAAGGCTCTGTTCATCAGGGAGAAGTACTCCAGACTGGCCTACCACCGCTTTCCCAGGACCGTAGCCCAGTTCCTTCGCAGCTCAGAGAATGAGAagtggaaggaggaggacgagatcATGCCAG ACGTGTGCCCGTGTCCACGCGAGGGCGAGGACCCCTACAGCCTGGAGGGCATCCCCGACGACCTGAACTACGTGCTGCAGATGAAGGACGGCATCGTGAACGTGTACGACGACGAGGAGGCCCTGAGGCAGCAGCGTCCGCGCAGCCTGCCCTACCCCGACATAGAGACCTTCGCCATCGACATGAGCCACGTCCTCGCCATGATCGCCGACGGCCCCAC GAAGACCTACTGCCACAGACGTCTGAACTTTCTGGACTCGAAGTTCTACCTCCATGAGATGATGAACGAAATGGCAGAGATGAAAGAGCTGAAGAGTGTAGCGCATAGAGACTTCTACAACGTCAGGAAG gtagacacacacatccacgcagCCGCTTGCATGAACCAGAAACATCTGCTCAAGTTCATCAAGACCACCTACCAGACCGAGGCAGACCGTGTGGTCCTGGAGAAGGGCGGGAAGACGTTCACCCTCAAAGAGGTGTTCGACAACTTGAAAATGGACCCCTATGACCTCACTGTGGACTCCCTGGACGTACATGCA GGAAGACAGACGTTCCATCGGTTTGACAAGTTCAACTCCAAATACAACCCCGTAGGGGCCAGTGAACTTCGAGAGATTTACATCAAATCAGACAACTACATCCAAGGAGAATATTTTGCACGTCTCATCAAG GAAGTGGCACACGAGTTGGAGGAGAGTAAGTACCAGCACGCTGAGCCTCGCTTGTCCATCTACGGCCGCTCTGCTGACGAATGGGAGAACCTGGCCTCCTGGTTCATCCAGCACAAGGTGCACTCCACCAACATGCAGTGGATCATCCAAGTGCCCAGGATCTA tgatattttcaagtcaAAGAAAATAGTTCCCAACTTTGCCAAGATTCTGGAGAACATCTTCCTTCCCCTGTTTGAGGCCACGGTCAATCCACACAAGCACAAGCAAATCCACATCTTCCTAAAATAT GTGACAGGCTTTGACAGCGTGGACGATGAGTCCAAGCACAGCGACCACATGTTCTCCTACAAGAGCCCCAAGCCTGAGGAGTGGACCACCGATGACAACCCACCCTATACCTACTATCTCTTTCACATGTACGCCAACATCATGGTGCTTAACAACCTGCGCAA GGAGAGAGGGCTCAGCACCTTCCAGTTCCGCCCTCACTGCGGCGAGGCTGGTTCCATCACCCACCTGGTCTCCGCCTTTCTCACGGCTGACAACATCTCCCATGGCCTCAACCTGAAGAAG AGTCCCGTGTTGCAGTACCTGTACTACCTGGCCCAGGTGCCCATCGCCATGTCTCCCCTCAGCAACAACAGCCTCTTCCTGGAGTACTCCAAGAACCCCCTTAAAGAGTTCCTGCACAAGGGCCTATGTGTGTCCCTCTCCACTGATGACCCCATGCAGTTCCACTACACCAAG GAGGCTCTGATGGAGGAATATGCCATTGCAGCCCAGCTGTGGAAACTGAGtacctgtgatgtgtgtgagattgCCAGGAACAGTGTGCTGCAGAGTGGCCTGTCTCACCAG gaaaagaaacactTCCTTGGTCCGAACTACCTGAAGGATGGACCAGATGGCAACGATATCCGTAGGACAAATGTGGCGCAAATACGCTTGGCATACCGCCACGAGACTCTGTGCAATGAGCTCAGCTTCCTGGTGGAAGCAGTGAAGACGGAGGCCACCGCCGCACTGGCCATGTCACAGCCTGTGTCACAGAAACAGTAG
- the ampd3b gene encoding AMP deaminase 3b isoform X2: MAKITAEEMPRLFPKLSLCEVDENVRRIAEKVYASALKEEDSKDVLSMYTVPEDCPIGFQQDRERELLKEMAEQSEETVKRKKSFRMMRSQSVSQAFPPVSAEWALSVVAPLLSPTSTCPALPDNLIDFQRVTISGDYCAGITVEDYEQAAKSLLKALFIREKYSRLAYHRFPRTVAQFLRSSENEKWKEEDEIMPDVCPCPREGEDPYSLEGIPDDLNYVLQMKDGIVNVYDDEEALRQQRPRSLPYPDIETFAIDMSHVLAMIADGPTKTYCHRRLNFLDSKFYLHEMMNEMAEMKELKSVAHRDFYNVRKVDTHIHAAACMNQKHLLKFIKTTYQTEADRVVLEKGGKTFTLKEVFDNLKMDPYDLTVDSLDVHAGRQTFHRFDKFNSKYNPVGASELREIYIKSDNYIQGEYFARLIKEVAHELEESKYQHAEPRLSIYGRSADEWENLASWFIQHKVHSTNMQWIIQVPRIYDIFKSKKIVPNFAKILENIFLPLFEATVNPHKHKQIHIFLKYVTGFDSVDDESKHSDHMFSYKSPKPEEWTTDDNPPYTYYLFHMYANIMVLNNLRKERGLSTFQFRPHCGEAGSITHLVSAFLTADNISHGLNLKKSPVLQYLYYLAQVPIAMSPLSNNSLFLEYSKNPLKEFLHKGLCVSLSTDDPMQFHYTKEALMEEYAIAAQLWKLSTCDVCEIARNSVLQSGLSHQEKKHFLGPNYLKDGPDGNDIRRTNVAQIRLAYRHETLCNELSFLVEAVKTEATAALAMSQPVSQKQ, encoded by the exons ATGGCCAAAATCACGGCTGAAG AGATGCCCCGCCTTTTCCCCAAACTCTCGCTGTGCGAGGTGGATGAGAATGTGCGCCGGATTGCGGAAAAGGTGTACGCGTCTGCCCTGAAGGAGGAGGACTCCAAGGATGTCCTCTCCATGTACACCGTGCCTGAGGACTGTCCCATCGGCTTTCAGCAGGACCGGGAGAGGGAACTCCTCAAGGAGATGGCCGAGCAGTCAGAAGAAACCGTCAAAAG GAAGAAGAGTTTCCGGATGATGCGATCGCAGTCGGTGTCTCAGGCGTTCCCTCCCGTCAGTGCAGAGTGGGCCCTCTCTGTGGTGGCTCCTCTGTTGTCTCCCACTTCAACTTGCCCAGCACTGCCAGACAACCTCATCGATTTCCAGAGGGTCACCATCAGTGGAGATTATTGTGCCGGG ATCACAGTGGAGGACTATGAGCAGGCAGCTAAGAGCCTGTTGAAGGCTCTGTTCATCAGGGAGAAGTACTCCAGACTGGCCTACCACCGCTTTCCCAGGACCGTAGCCCAGTTCCTTCGCAGCTCAGAGAATGAGAagtggaaggaggaggacgagatcATGCCAG ACGTGTGCCCGTGTCCACGCGAGGGCGAGGACCCCTACAGCCTGGAGGGCATCCCCGACGACCTGAACTACGTGCTGCAGATGAAGGACGGCATCGTGAACGTGTACGACGACGAGGAGGCCCTGAGGCAGCAGCGTCCGCGCAGCCTGCCCTACCCCGACATAGAGACCTTCGCCATCGACATGAGCCACGTCCTCGCCATGATCGCCGACGGCCCCAC GAAGACCTACTGCCACAGACGTCTGAACTTTCTGGACTCGAAGTTCTACCTCCATGAGATGATGAACGAAATGGCAGAGATGAAAGAGCTGAAGAGTGTAGCGCATAGAGACTTCTACAACGTCAGGAAG gtagacacacacatccacgcagCCGCTTGCATGAACCAGAAACATCTGCTCAAGTTCATCAAGACCACCTACCAGACCGAGGCAGACCGTGTGGTCCTGGAGAAGGGCGGGAAGACGTTCACCCTCAAAGAGGTGTTCGACAACTTGAAAATGGACCCCTATGACCTCACTGTGGACTCCCTGGACGTACATGCA GGAAGACAGACGTTCCATCGGTTTGACAAGTTCAACTCCAAATACAACCCCGTAGGGGCCAGTGAACTTCGAGAGATTTACATCAAATCAGACAACTACATCCAAGGAGAATATTTTGCACGTCTCATCAAG GAAGTGGCACACGAGTTGGAGGAGAGTAAGTACCAGCACGCTGAGCCTCGCTTGTCCATCTACGGCCGCTCTGCTGACGAATGGGAGAACCTGGCCTCCTGGTTCATCCAGCACAAGGTGCACTCCACCAACATGCAGTGGATCATCCAAGTGCCCAGGATCTA tgatattttcaagtcaAAGAAAATAGTTCCCAACTTTGCCAAGATTCTGGAGAACATCTTCCTTCCCCTGTTTGAGGCCACGGTCAATCCACACAAGCACAAGCAAATCCACATCTTCCTAAAATAT GTGACAGGCTTTGACAGCGTGGACGATGAGTCCAAGCACAGCGACCACATGTTCTCCTACAAGAGCCCCAAGCCTGAGGAGTGGACCACCGATGACAACCCACCCTATACCTACTATCTCTTTCACATGTACGCCAACATCATGGTGCTTAACAACCTGCGCAA GGAGAGAGGGCTCAGCACCTTCCAGTTCCGCCCTCACTGCGGCGAGGCTGGTTCCATCACCCACCTGGTCTCCGCCTTTCTCACGGCTGACAACATCTCCCATGGCCTCAACCTGAAGAAG AGTCCCGTGTTGCAGTACCTGTACTACCTGGCCCAGGTGCCCATCGCCATGTCTCCCCTCAGCAACAACAGCCTCTTCCTGGAGTACTCCAAGAACCCCCTTAAAGAGTTCCTGCACAAGGGCCTATGTGTGTCCCTCTCCACTGATGACCCCATGCAGTTCCACTACACCAAG GAGGCTCTGATGGAGGAATATGCCATTGCAGCCCAGCTGTGGAAACTGAGtacctgtgatgtgtgtgagattgCCAGGAACAGTGTGCTGCAGAGTGGCCTGTCTCACCAG gaaaagaaacactTCCTTGGTCCGAACTACCTGAAGGATGGACCAGATGGCAACGATATCCGTAGGACAAATGTGGCGCAAATACGCTTGGCATACCGCCACGAGACTCTGTGCAATGAGCTCAGCTTCCTGGTGGAAGCAGTGAAGACGGAGGCCACCGCCGCACTGGCCATGTCACAGCCTGTGTCACAGAAACAGTAG